One genomic region from Candidatus Bathyarchaeum sp. encodes:
- a CDS encoding DUF4234 domain-containing protein, whose product MTSTLQDIEQNLKSRKETDRIRWFSMWAVLAVASFGIAWFPMIYYSIKRRNDHFARQQKLEKLVMSKLNITSEKLTTAVSKPKNAALWTAATVLIVPSFYLFYSLKKDLQEHEMHEHVFLSEVTKAAKDSGVPLDVQSFATTPSFPVGKYVFLSVVSCGLAAAYWLYRLFNDYNDHFKMQWIIEDELLRFLKEFDKKSS is encoded by the coding sequence GTGACCTCAACCCTGCAAGACATTGAACAAAATCTCAAATCGAGAAAAGAAACAGACCGAATCAGGTGGTTTTCCATGTGGGCGGTTCTTGCAGTGGCAAGCTTTGGAATCGCATGGTTTCCAATGATCTATTACAGCATCAAAAGAAGAAACGACCACTTTGCACGGCAACAAAAACTCGAAAAACTAGTCATGAGTAAACTTAACATCACATCAGAAAAACTAACAACTGCTGTTTCAAAACCAAAAAATGCTGCATTATGGACCGCTGCAACAGTGCTGATTGTTCCAAGTTTTTACCTGTTTTATTCCTTGAAAAAAGACCTTCAAGAACATGAAATGCATGAGCATGTTTTCTTGTCTGAAGTAACTAAGGCTGCAAAGGATTCTGGAGTACCCCTTGATGTTCAAAGTTTTGCAACTACCCCAAGTTTTCCAGTTGGCAAATACGTGTTTTTGAGTGTGGTCTCGTGTGGTTTGGCTGCGGCTTACTGGTTGTATCGGTTGTTTAATGATTATAATGATCACTTCAAGATGCAGTGGATAATCGAAGATGAACTGCTGCGGTTCCTGAAAGAGTTTGACAAAAAATCCAGTTAA